One Anoplopoma fimbria isolate UVic2021 breed Golden Eagle Sablefish chromosome 21, Afim_UVic_2022, whole genome shotgun sequence DNA segment encodes these proteins:
- the sec22c gene encoding vesicle-trafficking protein SEC22c, protein MSLILFAFVVRVRDGLPLSASTDFEHNRELQERKQQLRTISKALALFPDRGTVKGRELNIYFVSSEGVSYMTVCHGSLPVAKAFCFLEDLRWEFTACFNSTAVALAARPYPFLEFDSTIQKLKQHYNQSGGPALEVTLAEVQEDLRVHPPQVINLEEVELTNGTANGHMEQGPGTGQNGRLEPVTSPGILSLVLNIMCASLNIIRGVHLIEYTFQDDYEGIWNVMAFLLAFVCCVLQCHLYLFHSSLKKHKSFTLLSVIVLCNIYLLGPRNPWQLIFHISVASLSTLLILTRKLQDRTNDCGV, encoded by the exons ATGTCTCTGATCCTGTTTGCCTTTGTCGTCCGGGTGAGGGATGGACTCCCCCTGTCGGCCTCCACAGACTTTGAACACAACCGCGAACTCcaggagaggaagcagcagctCAGGACCATCAGCAAGGCACTGGCCCTTTTCCCTGACAGAGGGACCGTCAAGGGCCGGGAGCTCAACATCTA CTTCGTCTCTTCAGAGGGTGTATCCTACATGACCGTGTGCCACGGCAGTCTCCCTGTTGCTAAGGCCTTCTGCTTCCTGGAAGACCTGCGCTGGGAGTTCACAGCATGCTTCAATAGCACTGCCGTTGCCTTGGCAGCCAGGCCGTATCCATTTTTGGAATTCG ACAGCACCATTCAGAAGCTGAAGCAGCATTACAACCAGAGCGGTGGTCCGGCCCTGGAGGTGACATTGGCAGAGGTCCAGGAAGATCTGAGGGTTCATCCACCACAAGTAATTAACTTGGAGGAAGTGGAGCTCACCAATGGCACTGCAAATGGACACATGGAGCAAGGTCCTGGGACTG GTCAGAATGGAAGACTTGAACCAGTCACATCGCCAGGCATCCTCTCTCTGGTCTTAAATATAATGTGTGCATCTTTGAACATAATCCGTGGTGTTCACCTCATAGAGTACACATTCCAG GATGATTATGAAGGTATATGGAATGTTATGGCATTTCTTCTGGCGTTCGTCTGCTGTGTGTTGCAG TGCCACCTCTACCTGTTCCACTCATCTCTGAAGAAACACAAGTCCTTCACTCTGTTGAGTGTGATTGTCCTATGCAACATCTACCTGCTCGGCCCGAGGAACCCGTGGCAGCTGATCTTCCACATTTCAGTCGCCTCCCTCTCcaccctcctcatcctcacccgcAAACTCCAAGACAGAACCAATGACTGCGGGGTCTGA
- the nktr gene encoding NK-tumor recognition protein isoform X2 has translation MGVKDRPQCYFDVELNREPVGRIVFQLFSDVCPKTSKNFLCLCTGEKGTGKITGKKLCYKGSTFHRVVKNFMVQGGDFTEGNGRGGESIYGGYFEDENFILKHDRAFLLSMANRGKDTNGSQFFITTKTAPHLDGIHVVFGLVISGFEVIKKVEGLKTDSASRPYADVRVMDCGQLITKSANDVLEGKRKRTAHSADSSLNSHDSSSPISSSVGSESESDEKYNQRKHKRHAKSKRSKKRRRESKKEKTIDVQPANQSSHSPVEGEMLEGDGKVEGEKEQSGRREKPVVRPEEIPPVPENRFLLRRDMPSQEDKTEIVEKEETSVSTDPKPSVSKSGRKIKGRGTMRYHTPTRSKSRSASVEERGSSETPPHWKEEMKRTKVYQPPSIERWSKGDKWEDRSDSAWSRSAEHSSDRSSERSSVRRQQRKEEKKAKHKKKAKKRKRDKKKSSESKPQEPLVSVGQRSVSSERKSRRSRSPTRSSSNKHNSSTRKRQRSSPSFRDSRSYSRSYTSNSRSRGRSRSYSRSRSLSRSRSRSLSRSRSQSYSRFRSRSRSRSRSRSRSRSKYRSRSLTPTRKKSLSRTPRKRKASKHKADSMMSEKLPEIKVTPVPRLPSVPAPESAPVIPMSDSPPPSRWKPDQKPWKSSYIHIQEIKAKVTPSSSTGQTVAGVTEKTQTFIPPGDSESHKTAGRSHSRSSRSKSYSRSYSRSRSRSYSRSRSRSPRNYNSRSSSYSRSDSENSQKTCSNKKSSLDMELKEHHSSLIRIKNVDKYISLTSSQDVQSGSEKRTSCELGPDISDSRRSGSMEKIKESGSSKDQETKHDSSMLAERLNSRSEWDSDSDKVSQSNSATGSKKQKQAGQSNELLDKKLSAPTGWNSESDSENITARTLAISEKEEGEASSESEDETSRKTSEAVVTLANRITAASAQPEESPEKAPEPEKHKSKKKAKRKHKHKRRSENKSGSHHSKDKGKRSKRKHQRLKETFHWQPPLEFGEEEEEDESKREKPSPGRVVKERPGVGSINEKCTSLNKNPNSEKEGAQQRAKECINKNPKHTELHLQSSKRNGANIPSVKEQEALEDMDICTPEHDAEIVEHPATQDFYNNELTLKSTSRSSDVASSDSALTHSTEQPSVTSTTTAGGPQDEATTGKHAGTGMNFKWRPIKGMSALQKVNVPPVTTRSVQLQETPNTQGVRMEIKSKSRVRPGSLFDEVRKTARLNQRPRNQESSSEERSPSRTRSTKKSGSASSHRSRSRGWSRSYSRSRSRSRSSSSSSRSRSRSRRRRGRGRSHSRSSTYRSYGSHRRTYSRSHSRSRSYNRRRRSRSDSYDSYSSRSRSASRRRGRRRSDSYRSSDRRSRSSRSSSRSSSRCRSHSRSSRYS, from the exons ATGGGGGTTAAAGACCGCCCGCAGTGTTACTTTGATGTGGAGCTCAACCGGGAGCCAG TTGGGCGCATTGTCTTCCAACTTTTTTCGGATGTGTGTCCCAAGACGAGCAAAAACTTTCTCTGTTTGTGCACAG GTGAAAAGGGAACCGGCAAAATCACAGGGAAAAAGCTGTGCTACAAAGGCTCCACTTTTCACAGAGTTGTAAAGAACTTTATGGTCCAGGGAGGCGACTTCACTGAAG GAAATGGAAGAGGGGGAGAGTCCATATACGGTGGCTACTTTGAAG ATGAGAACTTCATTCTCAAACACGACAGAGCCTTCCTGTTGTCGATGGCCAATCGTGGGAAGGACACCAACGGTTCCCAGTTTTTCAT CACAACCAAGACGGCGCCTCACCTCGATGG CATCCACGTCGTCTTTGGTCTCGTCATCTCAGGCTTTGAAGTCATAAAGAAGGTCGAAGGGCTGAAGACTGATTCAGCCAGCAGACCCTACGCTGATGTCAGAGTGATGGACTGTGGGCAACTTATCACCAAGTCCGCTAATGATG TACTTGAAGGCAAAAGGAAAAGAACCGCCCATTCTGCTGACTCGTCCCTCAATTCCCACGACTCTTCCTCGCCAATTTCTTCGTCAGTGGGATCTGAAAGTGAATCAGATGAAAAGTACAATCAACGCAAGCACAAGAGACATGCAAAGAGTAAACGATCtaaaaagagaaggagggaatCAAAGAAGGAGAAGACCATTGATGTTCAGCCCGCCAATCAAAG CTCTCACAGTCCTGTGGAAGGAGAGATGCTGGAGGGAGACGGTAAAGTGGAGGGGGAGAAGGAGcagagtgggaggagagagaaacctGTAGTCCGACCGGAGGAAATCCCACCGGTTCCAGAAAACCGCTTCCTGCTACGACGGGACATGCCATCTCAGGAAGATAAAACAGAGAT AGTTGAGAAAGAAGAAACGTCTGTTTCAACTGACCCGAAACCATCAGTCTCCAAGTCTGGACGGAAGATCAAAGGCAGAGGAACAATG AGATATCACACCCCCACAAGGTCGAAATCACGCTCTGCATCTGTGGAAGAACGTGGTAGCAGTGAAACTCCACCACATTggaaagaagagatgaagagaaccAAAGTTTATCAACCTCCGAGCATTGAGAGATGGAGCAAAGGAGACAA ATGGGAGGACAGGAGTGACTCTGCATGGTCCCGGTCTGCAGAGCACTCCTCAGACCGCAGCTCTGAGAGGTCCAGCGTGCGCCGCcaacagaggaaagaggagaagaaagccAAACACAAGAAGAAGGCCAAAAAACGGAAACGTGACAAGAAGAAGAGCTCCGAGAGCAAACCTCAAGAGCCTCTCGTGTCAGTGGGTCAAAGGTCGGTGTCTTCAGAGAGGAAATCCAGGAGATCCCGCTCTCCAACCCGCTCCTCTTCAAATAAGCATAACTCGTCAACTCGGAAGAGACAGCGGTCCTCGCCGTCTTTCAGAGACTCGCGGTCCTACTCTAGATCCTACACATCAAATTCCAGATCTAGAGGGAGGTCCAGGTCATATTCAAGATCCAGAAGCCTTTCGAGGTCTAGAAGTCGGTCTTTGTCTCGATCCAGATCTCAATCCTATTCTCGATTCCGGTCTAGATCCAGGTCAAGATCAAGATCCAGGTCAAGATCAAGATCCAAGTACAGATCTAGATCTTTGACTCCAACCAGAAAGAAGAGTTTGTCCAGAACCCCAAGGAAGAGGAAAGCCAGCAAGCACAAAGCGGACTCCATGATGTCCGAGAAGCTTCCAGAGATCAAAGTCACACCTGTCCCCAGACTCCCGAGTGTCCCGGCTCCTGAAAGTGCCCCGGTGATCCCAATGAGCGACAGTCCCCCACCCTCACGCTGGAAACCTGATCAAAAGCCCTGGAAGTCCTCTTATATCCACATTCAAGAAATTAAAGCTAAAGTAACTCCCAGCTCCTCCACTGGACAAACCGTAGCTGGTGTTACAGAAAAAACTCAGACTTTCATTCCGCCAGGTGACTCTGAAAGCCACAAAACTGCAGGGCGCTCACACAGCAGGTCCTCTAGAAGCAAGTCCTACAGCCGCTCATACAGTCGCTCAAGGAGCAGAAGCTATAGTAGGTCCAGGTCCAGATCCCCTCGTAATTATAACAGCAGATCGTCCTCATACAGCAGATCTGACTCAGAAAACTCCCAGAAAACATGCAGCAACAAAAAGAGTTCTCTAGACATGGAATTGAAAGAGCATCACAGCTCTCTGATTAGGATAAAGAATGTAGATAAGTACATTTCACTCACCAGCAGTCAAGATGTTCAGTCAGGATCGGAGAAGAGGACAAGCTGTGAGCTTGGTCCTGATATTAGTGACTCGAGGAGAAGTGGCTctatggagaaaataaaagagagcgGCAGCTCAAAGGATCAAGAGACAAAGCACGACAGCTCCATGCTGGCAGAGCGCTTAAACAGCAGGTCTGAGTGGGATAGTGACAGTGATAAAGTCAGCCAAAGCAACAGTGCTACCGGGTCAAAAAAGCAGAAACAAGCAGGTCAGTCCAATGAATTGCTTGACAAGAAGTTGTCCGCTCCTACTGGATGGAATTCAGAAAGTGATTCTGAAAATATAACCGCCAGGACATTGGCCATATCtgaaaaagaggaaggggaggctAGTTCAGAATCGGAGGATGAGACTTCCAGAAAGACGTCAGAGGCAGTGGTTACACTGGCGAACAGGATAACTGCTGCTTCTGCTCAGCCAGAGGAAAGTCCTGAGAAGGCCCCAGAGCCAGAGAAGCACAAGAGCAAGAAGAAGGCCAAACGtaagcacaaacacaagagaAGAAGTGAGAACAAGAGCGGCTCCCATCACAGCAAGGACAAAGGAAAGAGATCCAAGAGGAAACATCAGAGGCTCAAAGAGACTTTTCACTGGCAGCCTCCTCTGGAGtttggagaagaggaggaagaggatgaatcAAAACGAGAGAAACCTAGTCCTGGTAGAGTTGTCAAAGAAAGGCCTGGTGTGGGCAGCATAAATGAGAAATGTACCTCTTTAAACAAGAATCCAAATTCAGAAAAAGAGGGTGCGCAACAAAGAGCAAAAGAATGTATCAACAAAAACCCCAAACACACTGAACTTCATCTTCAGTCATCCAAGAGGAACGGTGCTAATATCCCCAGTGTCAAAGAGCAGGAGGCTTTAGAGGATATGGACATTTGTACACCAGAGCACGATGCTGAAATTGTAGAACATCCAGCCACACAGGACTTTTATAATAACGAGTTAACCTTAAAATCTACCTCAAGGTCTTCAGATGTGGCGAGTAGCGATAGTGCTTTAACCCACAGCACAGAACAGCCTTCTGTTACCTCCACAACCACAGCTGGTGGACCGCAAGATGAAGCAACCACTGGCAAACATGCCGGCACTGGAATGAATTTCAAATGGAGGCCTATAAAAGGAATGTCGGCTCTACAGAAAGTGAATGTGCCGCCCGTCACCACAAGAAGCGTCCAACTTCAAGAGACTCCCAACACGCAGGGAGTGAGAATGGAGATAAAAAGCAAAAGCCGCGTCCGACCCGGATCGCTGTTCGACGAGGTCCGTAAGACGGCGCGGCTCAACCAGAGGCCGAGGAACCAGGAGAGCTCCAGCGAGGAGAGATCCCCGTCACGCACACGGTCAACGAAGAAATCGGGCTCAGCTTCCAGTCACCGGTCCCGATCCAGAGGCTGGTCCCGGTCCTACAGCAGGTCCAGGAGTCGATCCCGCAGCTCCAGCTCCTCTTCCAG gaGCCGCAGTAGGAGTCGGAGGAGACGTGGAAGAGGACGGTCGCACTCTCGTAGCAGCACATATCGAAGTTACGGGAGTCACAG ACGGACGTACAGTAGAAGTCATTCAAGAAGTCGCTCATATAATCGCCGTCGGAGATCCAG GTCAGACTCCTACGACAGCTATTCCAGTCGGAGTCGGAGTGCGAGCAGGAGACGAGGGCGAAGGCGAAGTGACAGCTACAGGAGCTCAGACCGCCGATCCCG GTCGTCCCGTTCCTCCAGCCGCAGTTCTTCCAGGTGCAGAAGTCACAGTCGCAGCAGTCGGTACAGTTGA
- the nktr gene encoding NK-tumor recognition protein isoform X1, which yields MDCGQLITKSANDVLEGKRKRTAHSADSSLNSHDSSSPISSSVGSESESDEKYNQRKHKRHAKSKRSKKRRRESKKEKTIDVQPANQSSHSPVEGEMLEGDGKVEGEKEQSGRREKPVVRPEEIPPVPENRFLLRRDMPSQEDKTEIVEKEETSVSTDPKPSVSKSGRKIKGRGTMRYHTPTRSKSRSASVEERGSSETPPHWKEEMKRTKVYQPPSIERWSKGDKLNDHSSSRWEDRSDSAWSRSAEHSSDRSSERSSVRRQQRKEEKKAKHKKKAKKRKRDKKKSSESKPQEPLVSVGQRSVSSERKSRRSRSPTRSSSNKHNSSTRKRQRSSPSFRDSRSYSRSYTSNSRSRGRSRSYSRSRSLSRSRSRSLSRSRSQSYSRFRSRSRSRSRSRSRSRSKYRSRSLTPTRKKSLSRTPRKRKASKHKADSMMSEKLPEIKVTPVPRLPSVPAPESAPVIPMSDSPPPSRWKPDQKPWKSSYIHIQEIKAKVTPSSSTGQTVAGVTEKTQTFIPPGDSESHKTAGRSHSRSSRSKSYSRSYSRSRSRSYSRSRSRSPRNYNSRSSSYSRSDSENSQKTCSNKKSSLDMELKEHHSSLIRIKNVDKYISLTSSQDVQSGSEKRTSCELGPDISDSRRSGSMEKIKESGSSKDQETKHDSSMLAERLNSRSEWDSDSDKVSQSNSATGSKKQKQAGQSNELLDKKLSAPTGWNSESDSENITARTLAISEKEEGEASSESEDETSRKTSEAVVTLANRITAASAQPEESPEKAPEPEKHKSKKKAKRKHKHKRRSENKSGSHHSKDKGKRSKRKHQRLKETFHWQPPLEFGEEEEEDESKREKPSPGRVVKERPGVGSINEKCTSLNKNPNSEKEGAQQRAKECINKNPKHTELHLQSSKRNGANIPSVKEQEALEDMDICTPEHDAEIVEHPATQDFYNNELTLKSTSRSSDVASSDSALTHSTEQPSVTSTTTAGGPQDEATTGKHAGTGMNFKWRPIKGMSALQKVNVPPVTTRSVQLQETPNTQGVRMEIKSKSRVRPGSLFDEVRKTARLNQRPRNQESSSEERSPSRTRSTKKSGSASSHRSRSRGWSRSYSRSRSRSRSSSSSSRSRSRSRRRRGRGRSHSRSSTYRSYGSHRRTYSRSHSRSRSYNRRRRSRSDSYDSYSSRSRSASRRRGRRRSDSYRSSDRRSRSSRSSSRSSSRCRSHSRSSRYS from the exons ATGGACTGTGGGCAACTTATCACCAAGTCCGCTAATGATG TACTTGAAGGCAAAAGGAAAAGAACCGCCCATTCTGCTGACTCGTCCCTCAATTCCCACGACTCTTCCTCGCCAATTTCTTCGTCAGTGGGATCTGAAAGTGAATCAGATGAAAAGTACAATCAACGCAAGCACAAGAGACATGCAAAGAGTAAACGATCtaaaaagagaaggagggaatCAAAGAAGGAGAAGACCATTGATGTTCAGCCCGCCAATCAAAG CTCTCACAGTCCTGTGGAAGGAGAGATGCTGGAGGGAGACGGTAAAGTGGAGGGGGAGAAGGAGcagagtgggaggagagagaaacctGTAGTCCGACCGGAGGAAATCCCACCGGTTCCAGAAAACCGCTTCCTGCTACGACGGGACATGCCATCTCAGGAAGATAAAACAGAGAT AGTTGAGAAAGAAGAAACGTCTGTTTCAACTGACCCGAAACCATCAGTCTCCAAGTCTGGACGGAAGATCAAAGGCAGAGGAACAATG AGATATCACACCCCCACAAGGTCGAAATCACGCTCTGCATCTGTGGAAGAACGTGGTAGCAGTGAAACTCCACCACATTggaaagaagagatgaagagaaccAAAGTTTATCAACCTCCGAGCATTGAGAGATGGAGCAAAGGAGACAA ATTGAATGACCATTCCTCAAGCAGATGGGAGGACAGGAGTGACTCTGCATGGTCCCGGTCTGCAGAGCACTCCTCAGACCGCAGCTCTGAGAGGTCCAGCGTGCGCCGCcaacagaggaaagaggagaagaaagccAAACACAAGAAGAAGGCCAAAAAACGGAAACGTGACAAGAAGAAGAGCTCCGAGAGCAAACCTCAAGAGCCTCTCGTGTCAGTGGGTCAAAGGTCGGTGTCTTCAGAGAGGAAATCCAGGAGATCCCGCTCTCCAACCCGCTCCTCTTCAAATAAGCATAACTCGTCAACTCGGAAGAGACAGCGGTCCTCGCCGTCTTTCAGAGACTCGCGGTCCTACTCTAGATCCTACACATCAAATTCCAGATCTAGAGGGAGGTCCAGGTCATATTCAAGATCCAGAAGCCTTTCGAGGTCTAGAAGTCGGTCTTTGTCTCGATCCAGATCTCAATCCTATTCTCGATTCCGGTCTAGATCCAGGTCAAGATCAAGATCCAGGTCAAGATCAAGATCCAAGTACAGATCTAGATCTTTGACTCCAACCAGAAAGAAGAGTTTGTCCAGAACCCCAAGGAAGAGGAAAGCCAGCAAGCACAAAGCGGACTCCATGATGTCCGAGAAGCTTCCAGAGATCAAAGTCACACCTGTCCCCAGACTCCCGAGTGTCCCGGCTCCTGAAAGTGCCCCGGTGATCCCAATGAGCGACAGTCCCCCACCCTCACGCTGGAAACCTGATCAAAAGCCCTGGAAGTCCTCTTATATCCACATTCAAGAAATTAAAGCTAAAGTAACTCCCAGCTCCTCCACTGGACAAACCGTAGCTGGTGTTACAGAAAAAACTCAGACTTTCATTCCGCCAGGTGACTCTGAAAGCCACAAAACTGCAGGGCGCTCACACAGCAGGTCCTCTAGAAGCAAGTCCTACAGCCGCTCATACAGTCGCTCAAGGAGCAGAAGCTATAGTAGGTCCAGGTCCAGATCCCCTCGTAATTATAACAGCAGATCGTCCTCATACAGCAGATCTGACTCAGAAAACTCCCAGAAAACATGCAGCAACAAAAAGAGTTCTCTAGACATGGAATTGAAAGAGCATCACAGCTCTCTGATTAGGATAAAGAATGTAGATAAGTACATTTCACTCACCAGCAGTCAAGATGTTCAGTCAGGATCGGAGAAGAGGACAAGCTGTGAGCTTGGTCCTGATATTAGTGACTCGAGGAGAAGTGGCTctatggagaaaataaaagagagcgGCAGCTCAAAGGATCAAGAGACAAAGCACGACAGCTCCATGCTGGCAGAGCGCTTAAACAGCAGGTCTGAGTGGGATAGTGACAGTGATAAAGTCAGCCAAAGCAACAGTGCTACCGGGTCAAAAAAGCAGAAACAAGCAGGTCAGTCCAATGAATTGCTTGACAAGAAGTTGTCCGCTCCTACTGGATGGAATTCAGAAAGTGATTCTGAAAATATAACCGCCAGGACATTGGCCATATCtgaaaaagaggaaggggaggctAGTTCAGAATCGGAGGATGAGACTTCCAGAAAGACGTCAGAGGCAGTGGTTACACTGGCGAACAGGATAACTGCTGCTTCTGCTCAGCCAGAGGAAAGTCCTGAGAAGGCCCCAGAGCCAGAGAAGCACAAGAGCAAGAAGAAGGCCAAACGtaagcacaaacacaagagaAGAAGTGAGAACAAGAGCGGCTCCCATCACAGCAAGGACAAAGGAAAGAGATCCAAGAGGAAACATCAGAGGCTCAAAGAGACTTTTCACTGGCAGCCTCCTCTGGAGtttggagaagaggaggaagaggatgaatcAAAACGAGAGAAACCTAGTCCTGGTAGAGTTGTCAAAGAAAGGCCTGGTGTGGGCAGCATAAATGAGAAATGTACCTCTTTAAACAAGAATCCAAATTCAGAAAAAGAGGGTGCGCAACAAAGAGCAAAAGAATGTATCAACAAAAACCCCAAACACACTGAACTTCATCTTCAGTCATCCAAGAGGAACGGTGCTAATATCCCCAGTGTCAAAGAGCAGGAGGCTTTAGAGGATATGGACATTTGTACACCAGAGCACGATGCTGAAATTGTAGAACATCCAGCCACACAGGACTTTTATAATAACGAGTTAACCTTAAAATCTACCTCAAGGTCTTCAGATGTGGCGAGTAGCGATAGTGCTTTAACCCACAGCACAGAACAGCCTTCTGTTACCTCCACAACCACAGCTGGTGGACCGCAAGATGAAGCAACCACTGGCAAACATGCCGGCACTGGAATGAATTTCAAATGGAGGCCTATAAAAGGAATGTCGGCTCTACAGAAAGTGAATGTGCCGCCCGTCACCACAAGAAGCGTCCAACTTCAAGAGACTCCCAACACGCAGGGAGTGAGAATGGAGATAAAAAGCAAAAGCCGCGTCCGACCCGGATCGCTGTTCGACGAGGTCCGTAAGACGGCGCGGCTCAACCAGAGGCCGAGGAACCAGGAGAGCTCCAGCGAGGAGAGATCCCCGTCACGCACACGGTCAACGAAGAAATCGGGCTCAGCTTCCAGTCACCGGTCCCGATCCAGAGGCTGGTCCCGGTCCTACAGCAGGTCCAGGAGTCGATCCCGCAGCTCCAGCTCCTCTTCCAG gaGCCGCAGTAGGAGTCGGAGGAGACGTGGAAGAGGACGGTCGCACTCTCGTAGCAGCACATATCGAAGTTACGGGAGTCACAG ACGGACGTACAGTAGAAGTCATTCAAGAAGTCGCTCATATAATCGCCGTCGGAGATCCAG GTCAGACTCCTACGACAGCTATTCCAGTCGGAGTCGGAGTGCGAGCAGGAGACGAGGGCGAAGGCGAAGTGACAGCTACAGGAGCTCAGACCGCCGATCCCG GTCGTCCCGTTCCTCCAGCCGCAGTTCTTCCAGGTGCAGAAGTCACAGTCGCAGCAGTCGGTACAGTTGA